The genomic interval TTCTTGCAGGAGTCCCTGTCTTGAATCTACCTAATTTCAACCCTATTTTTTCAAGTGATAAAGGAAGTTCTTCAGACGAAAGCTCTCCCATTCTACCTGCTTTAAAATTAATTTCTCCTATATGTATAAGTCCTCTTAAGAAGGTACCTGTTGCTATAATTACAACCTTAGCCCTATATTCTAAACCTTCTCTTATCTTTATACCTTTTATTATTTTCTTTCCATCTTCTTCTTCAACTACAAGTTCACTAACCATACCTTGAATTACAGATAAGTTATCTGTATGTTCTAAAGTTTTTTTCATTTCATTGGCATAAGTCATTTTATCTGCTTGTGCTCTTAAAGAACGAACTGCTGGTCCTTTTTTAGTATTTAAAACTCTTATTTGTATGAAAGTCTTGTCAATATTTCTTCCCATTTCTCCACCAAGAGCATCTATTTCTCTTGCTAAATGAGATTTTGCTGGTCCTCCTAACGAAGGATTACAAGACATCACGCCAATATTATCAAGCGATATTGTAAATATTGCTGTTTTCATTCCCATTCTTGCTGAGGCAAGTGCAGCTTCACAACCTGCATGGCCTGCTCCAACAACTATAATATCAAATTCTTGCATTTTTCCCCCTAAATCAATTTATTAAATGCTTCCACTGATTTTTTATCCGTTATAATCATTAATATGTCTCCTTCTTCTATTATAATATTTGCAGTTGGATTAGGTAAAAATTCTTTATTAGCTTTTTTTATTCCAACTATATTTATATTATATTTATTTCTGACATCTAAATTTATAAGACTGTTATTCCAAAATGTACTTGGTGCTTTTACTTCAACTAAAACAAAATCGTCTGAAAAATTTAAATGTTCTTTTATATCCGTATCTATTATAAGCTCAGCTATTCTTTTTCCCATATGTTCTTCTGGATAGACTATTTCAGTTGCTCCAACTTTCGTAAGAATTTTTCCATGTTTCTTATTTATTGCTTTTGCTATAATAGTTTTTATTCCTAATTCCTTTAAGTTAAGTGCTATCATTACACTCGCTTCTATATCTGCAATACAAATAAAAGCCACATCAAAATTTTCTGCTCCAATGTCTTTCAGAACTTTTTCATCACTTGGATCACCAATTATGGCATTTTTTATTATATTTCTATCAATTTTATCTTGTACATTATCCTCATCTACATCTATAGCTAAAACATTTTTTTCTGCCTCATATAAAGTTTTTGCAACACTTGTTCCAAATCTTCCTAAACCTATTACTAAATATTGTTTCATACTCTTCTCCTATCCTATCAATATATCTTCTTTTGGATATTTTATTGAACTTGTCTTATTACTTGTAAAAGCTAATGCAACTGTCATAGGTCCTAATCTCCCTATAAACATTGTTACTACCAGTATAAGTTTTGATATTATTCCTAAACCTGCCGTTATCCCCATACTTAAACCTGTTGTAGAAAATGCTGATACCACTTCATATATTACTTTATCTGTTGTAAAACTTTCTATTGATAATATAATTGTTGTAACAACAACTATATAAAATATTGATATAACAACTATGGCTAATGCTTTATTAATCAATTCCCAATCTATCCTTCTTTTAAAAACTTCAACATATTCTTTTCTTTTTAAAACTCCAAATGCATAAAGTATTAAAATACCAAAAGTTGTTGTTTTTATTCCTCCTCCTGTTGAACCAGGTGATGCTCCAATAAACATAAATATATATGAAATAAAAACTGTTGCTGGTTTTATATTCCCAAGAGGTACAGTATTAAAACCCGCTGTTCTTAATGTTACACTTTGAAAAAATGAATTTATAATTTTATCTAAGAAATTCATATCTTTTAAGGTACTTGAATTATTATATTCAAACATCAAAAATAATATTGTTCCAAAGGTTAAAAGAAAAAATGTAATAAGTAAAGAAAATTTTGAAGTTATACTTAAATTTTTAGATTTTTTTCTTTTTATGATGACAAATGAATTTATGGTTACAAAACCTATTCCCCCTAAAATAATCAAAAATGAAATAGTCAAGTTGATTAATCTATCATATTTAAAGATTTCTAAATTATTGGTAAATAGTGAAAATCCAGCATTACAAAATGCTGATACTGAATGAAATAAGCCATAAAAAATTGATTTTTTTAATGGATAGTATTTAGAAAAACAATAAGTTAAAATTGAAGCTCCTGATATTTCAATTATAAATACTGTCAATAATAATTGTTTAATAAAATTTGTAATTCCACCATTACTATTAGAGTTTCTTTCTTCTTTTAAAAGTTCTCTTGTTTCAAAGCTCATCTTTTTCCCAACTAATAAAAATACTATTATTGAAACTGTCATAACCCCAAGTCCACCTAATTGTATGAAAAATAGAATTATTAGTTGCCCAGTTGAAGTGAAAACTTGACTTACATCAACAACAGATAAACCTGTTACACAAATAGCTGAAACTATTGTAAATAGTGAGTCTAAAACTGATATATTTTGATTTTCTCTTAATGAAAAAGGCATTTTTAAAAGTATTACTCCAATAAAAATTGCTACTAAAAAGCCAAATATTAATTTTCTATAAGGGGATAAGTTATCCCACTTCTTTAATAGACTTAATTTTTTCATTTTCCCCCTCTCTTTTAAACATCTCTCTTTTCTAACATTTCCTCTAATTTATCCAATTTTTTTATCTCTCTTCTAACTAAAATAAAAGTAATTAATGTTGCTATACTGTCTGCTGTTGGAGCAGCATACCAAATCCCATTTAAACCAAAAAACTTTGGTAAAATTATTAAACAAGGTATCATAACGATAATTTGTCTGGAAAGACTTATAAAAAAGCTCATTTTAGGTTTTCCCACCGCTTGAAAGTAAATTGACGAAACAATTTGAAGTCCAACTATTGGGAAAACTAGAGTATAAGCTTTTAAACCATATTTGGCAATTTCTTTCAACTCAGGTTTATTTGTAAAAATATGAATTAAAGAATCTGAGAATAATCTTACACTTGTATAGCCAATTAAACAGATTATTGTCGCAGCAAAAATCCCTTTATATAATGCTTCTTTTACTCTTTTATATTTCTTTGCTCCATAGTTATAACCTAAGATTGGCTGTATCCCTTGATTTATTCCAAAAATAGGCATAGCTATAAAAGTCATAAACGATTGTACTATTGCCATAGCACCGATAGATGTGTCTCCACCATATTTTTTTAACACTGTATTTAAAATATATGTTACTAAACTAAATCCTATCTGTATTGCAAAGGCTGAACTTCCTAAAAGACAAATTTCTTTTGATTTATAGAAATCATATCTTATATCTTTTTTTATTAATTTTATTTTACTTCTCTTGGACATAAAATAATGAATAGTCCAAATCATTGACACATACTGTGAAATTATAGTAGCTATTGCAGCTCCTTTAACTCCCATTCCAAATATAAAGATGAAAATAGGATCTAGAACTATATTTGTTATAGCTCCTATAAGTAAAGTTCCCATTGCTATTTTGGGACTACCATCTGATCTTATTACAGAATTTAGAACCAGTCCTAAAATTGCTGCTGGTACCCCAAGATTTATATAGAACAGATAATTTTTTGCATAGCTAAAAGTTTCTTTACTTCCTCCTATAAAATAAATTATTCTATCCATATTAAAATAAATTATTATCATAAGTATGGCAGAGATAACAAGAGATAAGAATACTGCCACTCCTAAAAATCTTTCAGCTTCTTCTCTATCTTTCATTCCTAATTTTAGAGATACTGTGGCTGCTGAACCTATACCAATTAATAATGAAAATGCAAATATTAAAATAACTACTGGAAACACAAGACCTACACCTGTTATTCCTAGGTGTCCTGTACCTTTTATATTTCCAATATATATTCTATCTACAACATTGTATAAAGCATTTACAAACATTCCTACAATAGCAGGAATAGAGAACTTTATAAGTAATTTTGTTATGCTCTCTGTTTCCATAAAATTATGTTTATTTTCCATTTCCATCCTTTTTTATACTTTTTTACATGATGCCAAATAAAAATAAGTGAGTTACATTCCAGATTTTAGGATAAAAATTAAATAGAATGAGCCGAGTAAATCTCGACATGTCTGAGCTAACTTGTTAGCGAGTTTGTCGAATTTACAGCGAATTCTTAATTTTTATC from Fusobacterium pseudoperiodonticum carries:
- a CDS encoding potassium channel family protein, which codes for MKQYLVIGLGRFGTSVAKTLYEAEKNVLAIDVDEDNVQDKIDRNIIKNAIIGDPSDEKVLKDIGAENFDVAFICIADIEASVMIALNLKELGIKTIIAKAINKKHGKILTKVGATEIVYPEEHMGKRIAELIIDTDIKEHLNFSDDFVLVEVKAPSTFWNNSLINLDVRNKYNINIVGIKKANKEFLPNPTANIIIEEGDILMIITDKKSVEAFNKLI
- a CDS encoding TrkH family potassium uptake protein, with the protein product MKKLSLLKKWDNLSPYRKLIFGFLVAIFIGVILLKMPFSLRENQNISVLDSLFTIVSAICVTGLSVVDVSQVFTSTGQLIILFFIQLGGLGVMTVSIIVFLLVGKKMSFETRELLKEERNSNSNGGITNFIKQLLLTVFIIEISGASILTYCFSKYYPLKKSIFYGLFHSVSAFCNAGFSLFTNNLEIFKYDRLINLTISFLIILGGIGFVTINSFVIIKRKKSKNLSITSKFSLLITFFLLTFGTILFLMFEYNNSSTLKDMNFLDKIINSFFQSVTLRTAGFNTVPLGNIKPATVFISYIFMFIGASPGSTGGGIKTTTFGILILYAFGVLKRKEYVEVFKRRIDWELINKALAIVVISIFYIVVVTTIILSIESFTTDKVIYEVVSAFSTTGLSMGITAGLGIISKLILVVTMFIGRLGPMTVALAFTSNKTSSIKYPKEDILIG
- a CDS encoding MATE family efflux transporter is translated as MENKHNFMETESITKLLIKFSIPAIVGMFVNALYNVVDRIYIGNIKGTGHLGITGVGLVFPVVILIFAFSLLIGIGSAATVSLKLGMKDREEAERFLGVAVFLSLVISAILMIIIYFNMDRIIYFIGGSKETFSYAKNYLFYINLGVPAAILGLVLNSVIRSDGSPKIAMGTLLIGAITNIVLDPIFIFIFGMGVKGAAIATIISQYVSMIWTIHYFMSKRSKIKLIKKDIRYDFYKSKEICLLGSSAFAIQIGFSLVTYILNTVLKKYGGDTSIGAMAIVQSFMTFIAMPIFGINQGIQPILGYNYGAKKYKRVKEALYKGIFAATIICLIGYTSVRLFSDSLIHIFTNKPELKEIAKYGLKAYTLVFPIVGLQIVSSIYFQAVGKPKMSFFISLSRQIIVMIPCLIILPKFFGLNGIWYAAPTADSIATLITFILVRREIKKLDKLEEMLEKRDV